The nucleotide window ttcAAGTCAataaacccatatatttcaggtcatttgacccatttgacccaaataTTCTATTCACATTTTTACTCAAATCAGACTCAATGTGCAATGATATCTTCATGGGATCATCACTTAACCCAATTTCAGATTCATCATCAGATTCATCATCAATTTAACAACATCAATTGACATGATAACTCCCAAGAACAACAAAATGGAAATACAAAAGCAAACTCCAAAGGAAATACACAAAGAACTCAATATACATAGCAGTAACAGGATTTGGTGGGATGGAACACaaacaaaatcgaaaaaatcgagcattaagaacaatgaaaatagcaGTATCAGGACTAACAGcaatgaacattaaaatcagaaaaaaatcagaaaaatcggacaataaaaataaaagaatgagAACAGAGAAGAGGAAGGCCTGAAGGTCGAAGACGAAGTGGAAGGCGCACAGAGAAGAGGAATGAGGAAGGCGCACAAAGAACTGAGAGAAGAGGAATGAGGAAGGCGCACAGAGAACTGAGAGAAGAGGAATGAGGAAGGCGCATAGAGAACTGAGAGACGAGGAATGAGGAAGGCGCACACTCGCACAGAGAACTGAGAGAAGAGGAATGAGGAAGGCGCTGCGCACAGAGAAGACTGAAAAGGAATGAATGAGGAATAGAGGAAGGCGAAACCACGAAAtagttttagggtttatgatttTGAATGGAACAGAGCGAAGAGGAATGGGTTAATATCGCAGGCCCAACTCCCAAGTGGgttaatatgggtcgacctgacctgaatgacccatttaataaatgggttaaacaggtttttttcggatttaaaaattcaacctgaacctaacccatttaataaacagatcaggtcgggttgacccatttaattaattgggtcaaaaatctaaacccaaacccgctaatttcgggtcgatTTCAGATCAGGTTGGCAGGTCGGATCAGTTTTTGCCAGCCCTATTAATTATCGTCAAAGATGGCCTAAATTTTTTATAAGGAACAATGTTGAATTAGTTGGATTTAGCCTATTGGTGAAGACATATTTAGAGTTGGGTTTATATCTAATAAGTAAGTAGGTATGTGCCTTGCATACATGTGAAGATGAATCGACTTAAAGAAGTCAAAGCCTCCAAAAAAGCTTTCGTACACATGGCCCCTCAATTTTAGCGGAATTCTTATAAATACTTTCCTTAAACGCGTATTTACTACTAACTTATTGTTGTAGGTTCTCATAATCAAGAGCCAACCACCTTATCATGTCATATACTAATTTAGGCATTCTAAAGGATTTTTGAATACACTTGTATTAGGCCGGTTATACTTCCTCGGTTCTGAAATACTCCCTACGTTAGATATTCtagtattatttatcttttaaatttattttatacattaCGGGCATGGTTCATGTGTAAgaagaaatatagtcaagtaagatcttgttAATCGTCTACTTTtattatatcatatttttataatttttaattaaaaatagttaaaaatataaataatcaaaattacgCATTATATTGTGTAAAAAGTAATATAtagtaagtataataaaatggaGAAAATATTGCAAGACTCCACACCAtcaatgaaaactaaataaaagTTCAAGCACTTTAAACTTTATAAATAATCTTTTGAAAGGGCTTAAACacacataacataaaaaaaGGTCTTTGGACCAGTCCTAAACATCAATTATGTCCCTGCACTACATCTAGACAAGAACATTTCCCTTTCATTGAAATGAACTTTTGAGTAATAAGAATCACGAAATTTCTTTACTACCATTATACATTTAAGAACATAGTAAGAAATTTCCCACTATTAATTAAAGATTCCATATGTCTTTTAAAACAGTAATGACAAAACTTATCTTACTATAGAATTTGTAACAAGGGTTTAATTATCAAAATCTAGAAGAAGGGTCAGTTTAATTTTTGCTTGTTCGTAAAATTTTTTAGCTTACTTCcgaatcaataaaaaaaattaagaaaacacaaaaaacaacaaaaggagaaattaaacaaaagaactaGAAAAGGAAGTTATTTGTGCAAGCTATTTTTCATTGAACTTGTCTTTGGATGAACACCGTAAAACACCATGTTTTGATAGAAGAAAATAGAGAGAAAGGAAAAACGAATTTGGAGCAGTAAATGATTAATTGTTTAGATATAAAAAGGGCCCAAGTGGATGGTTTTGAAAggaaaacataaataaaattttcaacaatttttataTGAAATCGTTTCATCGTGAAACGGGACCATACAAACaatttattagtaaaaaaaatttaataacaacccattttgtatgagaccgtctcgcggtgagacgacctcaaaacaagaaacctaaaagttgaaaatttctattattaggctatttaatccAAATATGTGACATGTCTCACATTAAGACTGtcacaagaatttatgtttcataaaaataatgaaattcgACTTAACACTTGTATatgaatcaatttttttaaaataatttgtgcTAACCCAATTAAAGTCATCTCACAGTAAGACGAccttaataaaaatttagtgTAAGGTTTCTAATAGCTGCAATCTCTCCAAATGTAGAAAAATACGAAGGAAAACACACATTCCTCTTTCGTTTCTTTCCTTCCCTCATAAACAAATAATGAaagttttttttcatttctcttTCTTTCCTTATCTCCCTTTccatctcaattttttttttctctttaaattttttatccaaatatagtgtaaaatttttttaaaaaattgaactCAAAGAGTTGACAATATCTTGAATTagatagaaaaaaatatttaaaaagtccATAATTCAGCCACTAGACTTATTAGCTAGCTGTACTGAATTTTGTGAAGGATATTGCATCATATTTAAAAATGTAATCCCAATTAAAGTTGGAAGGCAGTCCAATAATCATAGAAgtattagaaataaaaaaatgtaatcCTAAGTGTTAAGTGACTAATCACCGCGTATTGTCGTGCACGTACATGAACATGTCTTAACATGATTGCCGCACGTCCATCCCAATCCCTTGCTTATCTTCAACGTAACCCCTCCCTAAGTAGGACTAAAAGAGTATGCTATATCTCTATAATTAAGATTTAAGACTATTATGCACTCTTAAAAACTACTCATAGTTTTATATTCCTTGAAAGGCCAACGTTAAGGCTATTTCTTCCCAATATGATTATACATCTATTTTTGGTAAAActcatttattaaaaataggtttaaattttggatattttagaACCTATAACCATAATTATTTTTACTGGGTgtcaatttgaaaatttaatcgAAATGAGTACTCATACGGtcatattttaaagtatataatatatcctaagACTTCAGCTTAAACTTTTCGTTAAGTTGGTTCGTTCCTTGACAAGACATACATCAATTTTTCGTTATGCAACAATAAGATATTTAACATCATTTTTATCGGTACTCTTTGTATCCAACACAATGTTTTTACCCAATGCAATgcatttttgtaaaaataaattttttaaaattatttttaaatttaaaataaataagaaattgcttttaaaaaaatttaataataaaaaattcaaaggtTAATTACataaagtcaaaataaaaatccAAATTAAACAGTCTTACCTTATTAAAGTCACCTAAATCTGACAACTTAATTATAATTAGATGTGTTTAAATTAGATTTGATAActtaacatttattttattttaaaaattgttgatTTCGTACAAGTTTCTTTTAAGCCAAATTTTTTACTgagattaatttcaattttacatgatctatatttgataaaaattctataaagtattttatttaaaatttttataatgaaaataaattttattttcaattaagaattaattaaTGAAAGCCCTAAATGGGAGAGAGGGTAGAGAGAGAAAGGCAATAATCCCGGGAATAAGGGTGGACAAATTAAAGTCGGAAGGGACATGCCATAATGCAGCCCTCGTGATAGGGATGCTGCTTCCACTTCCTCCACGGAGTATTTAATTAAATGCATTCAACCTTATTCTTgccatttcttttcttttaatcttaaataaatATCGGTTTCAGATTATTTCTGCTCAAAACATGCTTTCATTGTCCCCTGGAGATTTCTGCGGCGCCCTTTttttaaactatatatatatatatatatatatatgtatatatatatatatatatatatatatatatatatatatatatatatatatatatatatatatatatatatatatatatatatatatatatatatatatatatatatatggggatGGGGGTATTAATGGGAGCGGATCcataatttgaatgattaaatTACACTagcttatttttcctttttggcGCCATAATTCAAACTAGAATGTCATTCATGTAACGGTCTACACCCAAGGAAGCTCTTGAAAACCAGTTTGAGTGTGGTTTTGAATATGTGCAACAAGGCATCCTAAATAAATTGtattatattagttttaatttgACTTATTCACATGGTTTTTGGtcctaaatttttaaaaaaaatataaaataaatataatctcaaaaataaacttgaaaGAGTGAACAAACTTAACACgtttttttatatgtttgttttgttatagtctataacaaatataaaatataacatAACTTAAAACCTCaattcaaccatcaacttaatgttttggttgaattggtttgtTGACATGGTATTCGAGTCGATAGTGggatcaaaaattttaaaatggtaGGTCCGAAAAGAATGTTATTcataccctaattgattactcccacatgcgaacttggcggggttcgcatgtgaggggagtgttgggatggtttatcccacatcgacaaattCAAGAtgatgtgcacactttataagttattgagtCCTTCCCATTGTCATAGGAGTATGATTTTGagatagtatatatttcattggCTTATAAAGTATGTGCACCTCATATTTCCCcgttaatatattaataatcacaataatttcAGCCCAATTTAACATGTTTACCtctcaatattttcttttttggttgtgaacctaaattttttttttaatttcgtataatgtcattttctctttttatctCGTCAATAttgtattttctaattttttttatcctaaTTTTCCAACTATAATTTAATAAGATATTATATTGTTCACTTTAATCTTCAATTGTCTCATGATTATGAGACTTGGTGAGATAGTCTAAAATTAGACATAGTCCAAActattcttatttcttattgtGCACCCTTCTCTAATATTCCATTTATAAATCCACACTTCTCAATTACATCTCTAACTTACCCTCTTTGAATTTAAAGTTGGTGCATACTATTTTAATATACACTAAAATTTATACAAGTCCAACTCATTAGATTAGCAATAGTCCAATCATCCAATACCATCATGGTCCATGGATGAGCTTACAAGTCAAGTACGTCCCAATTCCAATACTTTCTCCGTCacttgtaatattttattttttcacacaGTCTAATGTACtgattcaatccttaatatttataattatgcataataaaaatttaatattaataatctttgcattatgacgaatcaaataaaatctcatttgatcatgttttaactttattatcatcatcattctacCCAGTGTATTCCACTCATAGAAGAACTATCGAcagggtctagggagggaaggacggcgacaactcatacctataaaggagagcgcggtcaaaggagtcccccggctcaagAAAGATAGGAAAAGTAGCCAcacggaaaaaataaaataaatgcatataaataaaataaatagatgaTGGATAAATTGTCCATAATTTTCAATGTTACAAGTAATCTAAAACTGAGGAAATATAAAGTTAAATTACATTGCTCTCTTTACAATCAATAATATCGGTAGATacattattttagaaaaacatttagcaaatataaaatatgttgatgggtaaaattgtaatttcaGTTAGGTATGTCATTAAAAATCGTTggttatttataatatttacaaattattgtgaAAGACGGTATTTTCAAAAGACGTATTAGATACATAGGCTAAATaatctaattaatataaattaaaaaaaataaaattatagatCTTTTATTTTGTGATCGTCTCTTTGTCTTTGAGAGACATCTCTCGTAGAAATAGTTGATATATATCTATAGAGATACAAAAAGATATTGCCAAGTTACCATTATAATTAAGGGCCCATCGTAGACAAAATATCTTAGAAAGTATAAGTATGGGCTCAGTTGTGCTCCAGATGGCATCCAGAAATGATAAAATTACCTCTTCATTTCATCAAAGCGTTACTTTTTGatacccaaaaaataaaatttcatggGTCCCACCAAGATATTGTCCAAACATTGAGGACATTTAACGCTACCACGATTATGGCCGCGTCCCAACCGTAGGATTCGGCGGGAATCTGAACCCTCTCCCGCCATTAATTGCACATCTCTAACGACACCGTATCATCAGTAACAGTTACATAATAAATAAGCTGTATATATTACCTCATTTACATTTTAAGCAATTTAATGGTTATTTTGATGGTTTGTATTTTAAATCAAGtgcaattaaaaattataaaagttaattttattaatttgtgcGATTAGATTATTTACataagatattattttataagttatgtgccatataatgaaaaattataaaaaaaactagtaTTATAAAATTATGCAATCAgacatttcaaataaaattaccataatttatattttttcttaaatatcaaCCATAATATCTAAAATAAGCTTCCAAAATAAATACTACTGATATTTTATGagcagctagtctcttgagagacgtatctcaagtccagcctattaaagattaataatacctacttaccgtatttttaatgcacacttacattatccttaatgcttactactttacatatcttaaatgtctacttataatattttaaataatatataatgaataggcccaattaaagatggtctctcaaaaaaatCGTCTCTCATATTTTATGAGATCTAATTAGAGTGATAGCTTTGATTAAGTGACTTTATCAACTACTTTTATTAGTTGATTTTATGATCTGGTTTGATTATCTAATTTTAAACTCAGtcttatgaataaattgtactCAACAAtagtttattaataattaaattgtttcAGTCTAATCATTTAAACAGAAAAAAATAGTTTCAATCAGGTAAATAATTTATCGAATacaagtattttatatattaactttttaaccATCAACCCTCTAATTATGTTAAAAATAAGATAACttttcaataaattatttttattaaacaaTTCAAAATATTTCAGAATGGATGCTATTCGTGTTTGTTGGTCCAACTTTTTAAACTTGAttattataagttataacttgAGTAATAAAGTAGCACGTTCAAGGAGCTGACACATGTCAACATCGTGCCAGGACATGGTGAAGATCGTGCGGTGGAATGCAAGTTTCTGAAATACTTCTGATGTTTCACCATAAGCTCATCAAAATTATTTCAATCGCATTGAaacctaggttgcactaaaacggacacggacacggacacgacacgggtacgggaaaacgccaacttaaaaatggcggacacggggacacgtaaatgctaatataataaatatatcaaattaaagataattttacaatctttcatttcatatttgtaaataaacactttaaaattaaaaaactcacataacattcaaataagtaccaaataaacaacaggagtatttaaaaatagtcatacaaaccaaatcaaagaaaaccaaataaataggtaaatataAGTTTGATCTTCACATatcatccatatgacatccatcatcatcctccgcTACAAAAGTAGTTTCCAACTCGGGCTCATCAAGAGAAAGATCCGCCATGCCAAGGCAAATAGAATCTTCTAGATTTCCAAAGTCATCTCCTCCAACATCCCACAACCTTGTTCTTCCCTTGTTATAAGCCTCACCTCTCCTTGAAAGCAAAcgaagattgttatgaatgtacACCAAATCTTGAGCACGTTTTGGTGCAAGTTTGTTTCTAGtacatgaatgaatgaatttatATGTGCTCCAATTCCTCTCACAACAAGAGGAAGATGATGGTTGTCCTAACAACTTGAATGCTAATGCTTGAAGCATCGGAACTTGTGAGCCATAAGTTGCCCACCAATGCTTTGGAGCCATCATGTACATATCATTCAAGCACTCCGGTTCGGTAAATACACCACCATCTCTTGCCGAGAAAATAGCATACTCCATATTAACCTTTCTTCTATCTTCCAAGTTTTGAAACAATCTTCTGAAGCAATTAAATCTTTGTGTGGAAATTTCATTGTCAACATGTGGAGCAACTCTACCGGGGACCTCTTTAAGCCACACGTCACTATAATACCttttaaatacataaaaaagaaGAGAATTTAGTTAATACATAATCTAATgctttaaacatttaaacatacaatatgATCTCCTTTACCTTGGATTCAAAGAATGTGCCAAACAATGAAGTGGAGTGTTGCTTTTCTTCCAACGGCTAAGAAGTATTGTTTCGACCACACTAAAGAAAGAAGAATACTCATGCCTTTGTTTATGCTCATGGTTATATATGATCTCCTTCACCTTTGAAATCATTGAATCCCATTTTTCATATACTAGATGAAGGGATGCTTTGTCGGTATCACATGCTCTTATCATTTCATAAATGGGACGAGTAAAATCAAGGATGTAATCAACGTTGTCCCACCAATCGTCATTTAAAATCTTTTCCCTCACAAGTGTAGCTTGTCCACGATGATCATCACGATATGTGGACCAAGCCTCACTAACAACCATGGATTGAAGAGTTGGTTTAAGAAGTTTCATCCTCTTTAGCATGACAACTACCGAAGCGAAGCGAGTATCACCGACAGAAAGAAGCTTTAATGGAGAGAACTTATTAAATATAGCTAACCTCATTGAATGGTTCATTATGTAGTTTTTGATAAATAAAGCATCTCCATGAACTTCAGTTATCCAATGACACTCATCATAAACCTCCTCATTGTTTGAAACATTTTTAGCATTACAAATGTTTTTAAGAGCAAGGTTAAGAGTGTGAACAATGCATGCTGTCCAAAATATATGTGGATATCTACCCTCTATAAGTTCTCCAGCGGCCTTGCAATTGCTTGCATTATCAGTCAGAATTTGTACAACAAATTTGTCATCTCCAACTTCTTCAATGGCATCATTCAACAAACTAGCAATAAAGTCTTTATCCTTTACCTCTCCTGAGCAATCAACGGCCTTTAAGAATAGAGGACCAACTTCACAAGCTACCATGAGATTAATTAAAGGTCTCCTTTGTGGATCACTCCACCCATCACTCACTATACTTACTCCTTTTTCCCTCCAAGTAGCCTTTGTGGGTTCCAAAAGCCTTTCaacattttctttctctctctctaacAAAGTGGTTCTCATTTTATTGTAACCAGGAGGCTTGTAACCAGGAATATTATTTGTGGCAGCATAGTTGTATGAACTAACATAGTAAGGGTTTCGACAAAGGTTAAAAGGCAATCCCCCAGTAAAAAACATCCTTACTATCTCAGCATCTAAGTTGTTTCGAGCTTGTATATCAAAAGCTTTGGTGATTGGGTTGTCAGATTTTCTTTTCTTGGCATATGAAGTTGGTGAAAGAGAAGTTTCGGAAGACAAAGAATGACTAGGAAGTGGTGGTCTTTTTGGTTGTCTAGATTCTTTATATTGCTCAACTTGTCTTTCTAAGTTTCTCATTTGCATTTTATCCTCATTTGTTACATTAGGACATTGATTAATTCCACCTTTTGCAAGTCCCATCAAATGTGCTCTAACTCTAGTATATGAACCACTCTTTATTTGTTTGCAAAAGTTGCATTGCCAAGTATAATTACCCCCACCTCCACTCATTTTTTCCCCTTTCACAACATATTTCCACAAAGGATAATAACAGAAATCACCCtcttcatttgtagcatcaccaCTTACATTGCACGAATCAGAGCCACTAGCCCCGCTACTAGACATGATTGAACtcttcaaattcaaacaacCACAATTAAAGATTTATAAACTCCATCAAATTCCagtaatcaaattccatcacagtAATTTCATCAAGATTTATAAACAACCACAACCAATACAATACAATACCagtaatcaaattccatcaaattccatcacagtaatcaaattgaaatcaaatatcCATCACAGTCCATCACAGTAatcaaattgaaatcaaatatcCATCAAATTCCAGTAATCAAATTCcagtaaaaataaatgttaaaacaacaactcaacaagattaaaaatttaagattaacactaagattaaagattagaacaagattaatattaggatttaggataaagattgaaaatacctgaaacaaaatcaaaaaaatcgattTTTAGGGAAGCACTGGAGCACTGGAGCACTGGATTAATATTAGCCGTCGAGTGTTTGAGGAGCACTGGAGCAGACCACAGCACCACTCAATGAAGCCGTCGGTGGCGGTGGCGTGGTGGAGGAGCAGCCGTTTTAGGGTTAGAGGAGCAGGCGTGGTGGAGGCGTGAGTCCAGTAACTCAAAGTGAGATTTGAGATGAGAGTAAGTGAGAGTGAGAGAAGTGAGAGACTGAGAGTGAGAGTAGTGAAACTGAAAATCCGTGACCGCGTGGTAGAGGGGTTTATTTCTtcagttttttcaattttttttttttttttaaaacgacacgtgtcccttgccgtgtctctagccgtgtccgtcgcgtgtccttgtcgtgtccacgtgtccgaaaaaatattaaaaaattggacacttcatttggcgtgtcggacacggattttcgcgtgtccgtcgcgtgtccgtgtccgacacgtgtcggacacgcgaCACGTCACACGCCAGCCGTGTCCGTGTTTCGTAGATTGAAACTATTACCAATATTAATActactaaaatatttaatacaCCTTTCTATTTACTTTAGATGTCCCAGTGTGCCATTGtgttttgatttatttgtttACGTACGTTTTCAATCTTaagtatatttaattatttttaattgtgcttgattaaaagttataaaaaattaatattaattaatataatttacaatataatgaatcaaataagatttcacttgactatactttaatttatagattaaaaataaaatgcataATAGGAGTGCTTAATGAAGAGTGTTGACATTAAAGTGAACTAGATAAATTTCCATGTCAAGCAcaatttatgaattatttaaatataaaattagaaatccTATACGTGcgattaagttattatatgactcTTAACTTTTCAAGTATCTTGAAACTATAAAtagatttgttttaaaaattgtaataatattactattaaattaagattcatattattaatattttactatataaaacataatcataaaataatGCACTAAATAATACTTCCTCATATTCATCCAACGtgtttcatttg belongs to Amaranthus tricolor cultivar Red isolate AtriRed21 chromosome 17, ASM2621246v1, whole genome shotgun sequence and includes:
- the LOC130804443 gene encoding uncharacterized protein LOC130804443; amino-acid sequence: MRKDICSEILFEDTCSEAMESSIMSSSGASGSDSCNVSGDATNEEGDFCYYPLWKYVVKGEKMSGGGGNYTWQCNFCKQIKSGSYTRVRAHLMGLAKGGINQCPNVTNEDKMQMRNLERQVEQYKESRQPKRPPLPSHSLSSETSLSPTSYAKKRKSDNPITKAFDIQARNNLDAEIVRMFFTGGLPFNLCRNPYYVSSYNYAATNNIPGYKPPGYNKMRTTLLEREKENVERLLEPTKATWREKGVSIVSDGWSDPQRRPLINLMVACEVGPLFLKAVDCSGEVKDKDFIASLLNDAIEEVGDDKFVVQILTDNASNCKAAGELIEGRYPHIFWTACIVHTLNLALKNICNAKNVSNNEEVYDECHWITEVHGDALFIKNYIMNHSMRLAIFNKFSPLKLLSVGDTRFASVVVMLKRMKLLKPTLQSMVVSEAWSTYRDDHRGQATLVREKILNDDWWDNVDYILDFTRPIYEMIRACDTDKASLHLVYEKWDSMISKVKEIIYNHEHKQRHEYSSFFSVVETILLSRWKKSNTPLHCLAHSLNPRYYSDVWLKEVPGRVAPHVDNEISTQRFNCFRRLFQNLEDRRKVNMEYAIFSARDGGVFTEPECLNDMYMMAPKHWWATYGSQVPMLQALAFKLLGQPSSSSCCERNWSTYKFIHSCTRNKLAPKRAQDLVYIHNNLRLLSRRGEAYNKGRTRLWDVGGDDFGNLEDSICLGMADLSLDEPELETTFVAEDDDGCHMDDM